From Drosophila suzukii chromosome 2R, CBGP_Dsuzu_IsoJpt1.0, whole genome shotgun sequence, a single genomic window includes:
- the LOC108008294 gene encoding NADH dehydrogenase [ubiquinone] 1 alpha subcomplex assembly factor 3: MIARTLRALGRQGPRLMLPSSTVCRPFHAVPANFSKAYDHDGKTKVTIFNTETDLGLMVTGYSQYGFRLNNDMVLIGPISVFPRSVLSWNVNSFEDINEESLSLFPTLEPKIDVLIIGIGDQAPPPALSKRIIEFMKKYKINVEVLRTEQACATFNFLNAENRMVACALIPPLHLTYNENDILQAKLRKKELYETE, translated from the exons atgattgcgagGACCCTGAGGGCCTTGGGTCGGCAAGGTCCCCGCCTGATGCTGCCGAGCAGCACCGTGTGCCGCCCATTTCACGCCGTTCCGGCAAACTTCAGCAAGGCCTACGACCACGATGGGAAAACAAAAGTCACTATTTTCAACACGGAGACGGATCTGGGACTCATGGTCACCGGGTACAGCCAGTACGGATTCAGGCTCAACAACGACATGGTTCTCATAGGACCCATATCCGTTTTTCCCAG ATCGGTTCTGTCCTGGAACGTAAACAGCTTCGAGGACATCAACGAGGAGAGTCTCAGTCTCTTTCCCACCCTGGAACCAAAAATCGACGTCCTAATCATTGGCATTGGCGACCAAGCGCCGCCGCCAGCTCTTTCCAAAAGGATTATAGAATTCATGAAGAAGTACAAGATAAACGTTGAGGTCCTTCGCACAGAGCAG GCTTGTGCCACCTTTAACTTCCTGAATGCTGAGAACCGAATGGTGGCATGCGCCCTGATACCCCCCTTGCACCTCACCTACAACGAGAACGACATTCTGCAGGCGAAACTGCGGAAGAAGGAGCTCTACGAGACCGAATAG
- the Mtpbeta gene encoding trifunctional enzyme subunit beta, mitochondrial gives MSLQNVCRKGNAFNLLNVSRKVQCRTLSAAVANPQPKQRNGQNIVLVDGVRTPFLTSGTSYSKLMPHELARHSLLSLLQKNRLDKELIDYIVYGSVIQEVKTSNIAREAALAAGFSNKTPAHTVTMACISSNAAITTGMGLIATNTYDVIVAGGVEFMSDVPIRHSRKMRSLLLRANKAKTLGQRLSLLATFRPDFLAPELPAVAEFSSGETMGHSADRLASAFNVSRSEQDEYALRSHTLAKEAQEKGYFTDLVPFKVSGVDQIVDKDNGIRVSSPESLAKLRPAFVKPYGTVTAANASFLTDGASACLIMTEEKAKQLGLKPKAYLRDFLYVSQDPVNQLLLGPAYGIPKLLKKSGLSLKDIDSWEIHEAFAGQIVANLKALDSDWFCKTYLGLNEKVGSPDLSKWNNWGGSLSIGHPFAATGVRLCMHTANRLVREDGKLGVVAACAAGGQGVAMLIERYPGATAD, from the exons TATCGGCCGCTGTGGCGAATCCCCAACCCAAACAGAGAAATGGACAGAATATAGTCTTGGTCGATGGAGTTCGTACACCTTTCCTGACCTCAGGAACCTCCTACTCCAAGTTGATGCCCCATGAACTGGCCAGGCATTCGCTTTT GTCGTTGCTGCAAAAGAACCGCTTGGACAAGGAGCTCATTGACTATATTGTCTATGGCAGCGTTATCCAGGAGGTCAAGACCTCCAACATTGCCAGGGAGGCAGCCTTGGCGGCTGGTTTTAGCAACAAGACACCCGCCCACACCGTCACCATGGCGTGCATCAGTTCCAATGCG GCCATCACCACGGGAATGGGTCTCATTGCCACCAATACTTACGATGTGATCGTGGCCGGCGGCGTGGAGTTCATGTCGGATGTGCCCATCCGTCACTCCCGCAAGATGCGTTCCTTGCTCTTGAGAGCCAACAAGGCTAAGACCTTGGGTCAGCGATTGTCCCTGCTGGCCACCTTCAGACCTGATTTCCTGGCCCCCGAACTGCCCGCCGTTGCGGAGTTCTCCTCCGGTGAGACCATGGGTCACTCGGCCGATCGCCTGGCCTCCGCATTTAACGTTTCCCGCAGCGAACAGGATGAGTACGCCCTGCGCTCCCACACTCTGGCCAAGGAGGCTCAAGAGAAGGGTTACTTCACCGACCTGGTGCCGTTTAAGGTCTCTGGCGTGGACCAGATCGTGGACAAGGACAACGGCATCCGTGTGTCCAGCCCCGAGAGCCTGGCCAAGCTGAGACCCGCCTTTGTGAAGCCCTACGGCACTGTGACTGCAGCTAACGCCTCCTTCTTAACAGACGGTGCCTCCGCTTGTCTGATCATGACAGAGGAGAAAGCAAAGCAGTTGGGCCTGAAACCCAAGGCATATCTGCGCGACTTTCTGTACGTGTCCCAGGATCCCGTCAACCAGCTTTTGCTGGGACCCGCCTACGGAATTCCCAAGCTACTTAAGAAGTCTGGACTCAGCCTGAAGGATATTGACTCCTGGGAGATCCACGAGGCGTTCGCTGGTCAGATCGTCGCCAATCTGAAGGCACTGGACTCCGACTGGTTCTGCAAGACATACTTGGGTCTGAACGAGAAGGTCGGCAGCCCCGATCTGTCCAAGTGGAACAACTGGGGCGGCTCCCTGTCCATTGGCCACCCCTTCGCGGCCACCGGCGTCCGCCTCTGCATGCACACGGCCAACCGCCTGGTTCGCGAGGACGGCAAACTGGGAGTGGTCGCCGCCTGTGCAGCCGGAGGGCAGGGCGTGGCCATGCTCATCGAGCGCTATCCGGGCGCCACAGCCGACTGA